From Bradyrhizobium symbiodeficiens, the proteins below share one genomic window:
- the purU gene encoding formyltetrahydrofolate deformylase — protein sequence MPDHQYVLTLSCPDRPGIVSAVSTFLAHNGQNILDAQQFDDIETKKFFMRVVFTAADLAVELSALQTGFAAIAERFGMEWQMRDRAAHRKVMLLVSKSDHCLVDILYRWRTGELPMTLAAIVSNHPREVYGGLDFGGIPFHHLPVTKETKREQEGQIMDLVDNTKTDLVVLARYMQILSDDLSAKLSGRCINIHHSFLPGFKGAKPYHQAHERGVKLIGATAHYVTRDLDEGPIIDQDVERISHRDTPEDLVRKGRDIERRVLARAIRYHLDDRVILNGRKTVVFVD from the coding sequence ATGCCCGATCATCAATATGTTCTGACCCTGTCCTGTCCGGATCGCCCCGGCATCGTCTCGGCGGTGTCGACCTTCCTGGCCCACAACGGACAGAACATTCTCGATGCCCAGCAGTTCGACGACATCGAGACCAAGAAGTTCTTCATGCGCGTGGTGTTCACCGCGGCCGATCTTGCCGTGGAACTGTCGGCGCTGCAGACCGGCTTTGCGGCGATCGCCGAGCGTTTCGGCATGGAGTGGCAGATGCGCGACCGGGCCGCGCACCGCAAGGTGATGCTGCTGGTGTCGAAGTCGGATCACTGCCTGGTCGACATCCTCTATCGCTGGCGCACCGGCGAACTGCCGATGACGCTAGCTGCGATCGTCTCCAACCATCCGCGCGAGGTCTATGGCGGGCTCGATTTCGGCGGCATCCCGTTCCACCATCTGCCCGTGACCAAGGAGACCAAGCGCGAGCAGGAGGGCCAGATCATGGACCTCGTGGATAACACGAAGACCGATCTCGTCGTGCTGGCACGCTACATGCAGATCCTGTCGGACGACCTGTCGGCGAAGCTTTCGGGGCGCTGCATCAACATCCACCACTCGTTCCTGCCGGGCTTCAAGGGCGCAAAGCCCTATCACCAGGCTCATGAGCGCGGCGTCAAGCTGATCGGCGCCACCGCGCATTACGTCACGCGTGACCTCGACGAGGGCCCGATCATCGACCAGGACGTCGAGCGCATCAGCCATCGCGACACGCCTGAGGATCTCGTCCGCAAGGGCCGTGACATCGAACGGCGCGTGCTGGCCCGCGCGATCCGCTACCATCTCGACGACCGCGTCATCCTCAACGGCCGCAAGACCGTGGTGTTCGTGGATTAG
- a CDS encoding uroporphyrinogen-III synthase, which yields MADRLNGTRILILETREEAQFSKLLAEQGAEVVQCPMFTIHDAPDPAPVEAWIRRAIDKPFDDLVLMTGEGLRRIMKLARARGLDAALVAALSGSRKFIRGPKPGKALREVGLEPHQTTEKPTTEGVIEMLGKLDLRGHRIGLQLYPDKDHSALTGALAAQGAEVDAVLPYAYDASAADANIVTAIDEMAEGRIDSIALTNLGQVRRLIEAAKAHGSEAKLRAGFERTLIASVGPAVSGELAAHGLRADVSPADDAYFMRPLISAMATALAERKPATTR from the coding sequence ATGGCCGACCGTTTGAACGGCACCCGCATCCTGATCCTGGAAACGCGCGAGGAGGCGCAGTTTTCCAAGTTGCTGGCCGAGCAAGGCGCAGAGGTCGTGCAGTGCCCGATGTTCACCATCCACGATGCGCCGGATCCGGCCCCGGTCGAGGCCTGGATCCGCCGCGCCATCGACAAGCCGTTCGACGATCTCGTGCTGATGACCGGCGAAGGCCTGCGGCGGATCATGAAGCTCGCGCGCGCACGCGGGCTCGACGCGGCCCTCGTCGCGGCCCTCTCCGGATCGCGAAAGTTCATCCGCGGCCCGAAACCAGGTAAGGCGCTGCGCGAGGTCGGCCTCGAACCGCATCAGACCACCGAGAAACCGACCACCGAGGGCGTGATCGAGATGCTGGGCAAGCTCGACTTGAGGGGGCACCGTATCGGCCTCCAGCTCTATCCGGACAAGGACCATAGCGCACTGACCGGCGCTCTGGCCGCGCAAGGCGCCGAGGTCGATGCGGTGCTGCCTTATGCCTACGATGCCAGCGCAGCGGATGCCAACATTGTCACCGCCATCGACGAGATGGCCGAGGGGCGGATCGATTCCATCGCGCTGACCAATCTCGGCCAGGTCCGCCGCCTGATCGAGGCAGCGAAGGCGCATGGCAGCGAGGCCAAGCTGCGCGCAGGCTTCGAACGGACGTTGATTGCGTCGGTGGGCCCGGCGGTCTCGGGCGAGCTTGCCGCGCACGGCTTGCGCGCCGACGTCTCCCCGGCCGATGACGCCTATTTCATGCGGCCGCTGATCTCGGCGATGGCCACGGCTCTGGCAGAGCGGAAGCCGGCGACGACCAGATAA
- a CDS encoding MFS transporter, with product MSTAARPSALAPFRIRNYRFQWPSDLLTSWAFEVETLVLGWYILVETGSVLLLTVLASLQFVGTLVAPVFGMIGDRIGHRDLLVVMRLAYTVLSSTIMVLALSGHLSPLSVMIIVAVMGLIRPSDLGVRGALLAEIMPAEQLVGAISVARTTQDSARIAGALTGAGLFAVLGIGLVYVAIACLYFVAALLMLCLTRPKRTIITSDLPANSHAVSRLLGDLKEGIVYAWSGPGMRAALCVAFLANLTAFPFTGGLLPYIAREIFHTDQTGLGYLSASFAVGSLIGSITLSLVSGLRIARLLIGATLAWYAMLLVFVEIRTMPVAMACLVLAGIAQSMSMISAAVILMRTASAHLRGRVMGVRMMVIYGLPIGLLAAGSLIDVIGYSATGSLYAAAGFIAMLAIAIRWRADLWPVNAPANAR from the coding sequence TTGAGCACAGCCGCACGACCTTCTGCGCTCGCGCCGTTCCGCATCCGCAATTATCGCTTCCAGTGGCCATCCGATCTGCTCACCTCCTGGGCGTTCGAGGTGGAGACGCTCGTGCTCGGCTGGTACATCCTGGTCGAGACCGGCTCGGTGCTGTTGCTCACCGTGCTTGCCTCGCTTCAGTTCGTCGGAACATTGGTCGCGCCGGTGTTCGGCATGATCGGCGACCGCATCGGCCATCGCGACCTGCTGGTCGTGATGCGTCTTGCCTATACGGTGCTGTCGTCGACCATCATGGTTCTGGCGCTGAGCGGTCATCTGTCGCCGCTGAGCGTCATGATCATCGTCGCGGTCATGGGCCTGATCCGCCCCTCGGATCTCGGCGTCCGCGGCGCGCTGCTCGCCGAGATCATGCCGGCCGAGCAACTGGTGGGCGCCATCAGCGTCGCGCGCACGACCCAGGACAGCGCGCGCATCGCCGGAGCGCTGACGGGCGCCGGCCTGTTCGCCGTCCTCGGCATCGGCCTCGTCTATGTGGCGATCGCCTGCCTCTACTTCGTGGCCGCGCTTCTGATGCTGTGCCTGACCCGGCCCAAGAGAACCATCATCACGAGCGATCTTCCGGCCAACAGCCATGCGGTGTCGCGGCTGCTGGGAGACCTCAAGGAAGGGATCGTCTACGCCTGGAGCGGCCCGGGAATGCGTGCGGCGCTGTGCGTCGCCTTCCTGGCCAATCTCACCGCATTTCCCTTCACCGGCGGATTGCTGCCCTACATTGCCCGGGAGATCTTTCACACCGACCAGACCGGCCTCGGTTACCTCTCCGCGAGCTTCGCCGTCGGCTCGCTGATCGGCTCCATCACGCTGAGCCTCGTCAGCGGACTGCGCATTGCCCGGCTCCTGATCGGCGCAACGCTGGCCTGGTACGCCATGCTGCTGGTGTTCGTCGAAATCAGGACCATGCCGGTAGCGATGGCCTGCCTCGTGCTCGCCGGCATCGCCCAGAGCATGTCGATGATATCGGCTGCGGTGATCCTGATGCGGACGGCCAGCGCGCATCTGCGCGGCCGCGTGATGGGCGTGCGCATGATGGTGATCTACGGCCTGCCGATCGGGTTGCTCGCCGCCGGCAGCCTGATCGACGTCATCGGCTATTCCGCGACCGGTTCGCTCTATGCCGCCGCCGGCTTCATCGCCATGCTGGCGATCGCGATCCGGTGGCGTGCCGATCTCTGGCCGGTCAACGCTCCCGCCAATGCGCGCTAG
- a CDS encoding DUF6894 family protein, with the protein MPRYFFDVEDGHRLFDSTGFVCDDDVAALIRASVLAVGVSLDRPEDDPGRRIAIISDDGREIGTVPVYSRPSYENPAR; encoded by the coding sequence ATGCCCCGCTACTTTTTTGATGTTGAGGATGGTCACAGGCTTTTTGATTCCACGGGCTTTGTTTGCGATGACGATGTAGCGGCCCTCATCAGAGCGAGCGTGCTCGCCGTCGGTGTTTCACTCGATAGGCCCGAGGATGATCCAGGGCGTCGCATCGCCATAATCAGCGACGATGGGCGCGAGATTGGCACCGTTCCAGTGTATTCAAGGCCCTCGTACGAAAACCCGGCCCGATGA
- a CDS encoding response regulator yields MKAVRILVVEDETFVRMDAVEMLRDAGFDILEAVNADEAIRLLALHSDIRLIFTDVDMAGSINGLELATIVRKRWPPVRIVVTSGYYKVQAGDLPEGARFFPKPYRPDQIIDAVRELINATWEEESR; encoded by the coding sequence ATGAAAGCTGTCCGGATTCTTGTCGTTGAGGATGAGACGTTCGTTCGCATGGATGCGGTCGAGATGCTTCGCGACGCTGGATTCGACATCCTGGAGGCCGTCAACGCGGACGAGGCCATTCGGCTGCTGGCACTGCATTCCGATATCCGGCTGATATTTACCGACGTTGATATGGCGGGTTCTATCAACGGTTTGGAATTGGCGACAATTGTCCGAAAACGTTGGCCGCCTGTCAGGATCGTTGTGACGTCTGGATATTACAAAGTGCAAGCCGGTGATCTTCCCGAAGGCGCCCGGTTTTTTCCCAAACCTTACCGGCCGGACCAAATCATCGATGCTGTCCGCGAGTTGATCAACGCGACGTGGGAGGAAGAATCGCGTTAG
- a CDS encoding sensor histidine kinase codes for MPSEPKPVLQTVSDAPVNPQDELPYRRRQQALLREFGTAALQTRDFRQILQNAAELSARGLGCSYAKVLEYLPDDHRLIVRAGIGWPAGTVDRVSLGADIESPAGFAFQTGQSVVSNHLQDETRFRTPKLLADHGIKRAINVLIRRGGEGNTPFGVLEADSPAPGQFDDADADFLAGFAGLLGIAIERQHADAKLEEARDHEALLTREMSHRVKNSLTSVVGLLRVQARASESLDVKNALENAAMRVSSIAEVHDHLWRGSKVGFVDLSDFVGHLCENLQRSAPEHKLQYHSDPVIISADKAIPLGLLVNELVTNAVKYAYVDAPGVIRVDAREIDGHLIVEISDEGMGLPEGFDINQPRNSLGFRVINGLVRQLMGELKISRNTPRGALFTIKFSLDPP; via the coding sequence ATGCCTAGCGAACCGAAGCCGGTCCTTCAGACCGTCTCGGATGCTCCTGTCAATCCTCAGGATGAACTTCCGTATCGTCGTCGCCAACAGGCTCTGCTGCGAGAGTTTGGCACCGCTGCGCTACAGACCCGAGATTTCCGGCAAATTCTCCAGAATGCCGCAGAACTTAGCGCGCGAGGTTTGGGGTGTTCATACGCCAAAGTCCTCGAATATCTCCCCGACGATCATCGCCTGATCGTGCGTGCGGGCATCGGCTGGCCCGCGGGTACTGTGGATCGCGTGTCTCTCGGTGCGGATATCGAGTCTCCCGCCGGCTTTGCATTTCAGACCGGGCAATCGGTCGTCTCCAATCATTTGCAAGATGAGACGCGCTTTAGGACGCCCAAACTCCTTGCTGATCATGGCATCAAACGTGCGATCAACGTTCTCATCAGACGCGGGGGCGAGGGCAACACGCCCTTTGGCGTCCTCGAAGCCGACAGTCCGGCCCCCGGCCAGTTCGACGACGCCGATGCGGACTTCCTTGCAGGTTTCGCCGGCTTGCTGGGTATTGCGATCGAGCGTCAACATGCGGATGCCAAGCTCGAAGAGGCCCGCGATCACGAGGCTCTGCTGACACGGGAAATGAGTCATCGGGTGAAAAACAGCCTGACCTCGGTCGTTGGCTTGCTGCGTGTTCAGGCGCGCGCTTCAGAGTCCTTGGACGTCAAGAACGCTTTGGAAAATGCAGCCATGCGCGTTTCTTCGATAGCCGAGGTGCATGATCATTTATGGCGCGGCAGCAAGGTCGGATTTGTCGATCTCTCGGATTTTGTCGGTCATCTCTGCGAAAATCTGCAGCGATCCGCGCCCGAGCACAAGCTTCAATATCATTCCGACCCGGTCATCATTTCCGCCGACAAAGCCATTCCGTTGGGGTTGCTGGTCAATGAGCTGGTCACCAACGCCGTCAAGTATGCCTATGTCGACGCGCCTGGCGTCATCCGGGTGGATGCCCGGGAAATTGATGGACATCTGATCGTCGAGATTTCCGACGAAGGTATGGGATTGCCCGAAGGGTTTGACATCAATCAACCGCGAAACAGCCTTGGCTTTCGCGTCATCAATGGTCTGGTCCGGCAGTTGATGGGCGAGTTGAAAATTTCAAGAAACACCCCAAGAGGGGCGCTTTTTACAATCAAGTTTTCTCTCGATCCGCCCTGA
- a CDS encoding Crp/Fnr family transcriptional regulator, whose product MISEDQLKRVAAWSRELTQAEIEVARAGITERSYGTGETVFMRGDTFDYWAGMVFGLARMGGVSRDGKETSLAGLTAGAWFGEGSVLKNEPRRYDVVALRNSRVALMERSAFMWLFENSVGFNRFLVRQLNERLGQFIGMLEVNRTLDATARLARGIASLFNPILYPESTAHLEITQEEIGALSGMSRQNANRALNRLEKEGLLRLEYGGVTILDIEKLRGYGD is encoded by the coding sequence ATGATTTCAGAGGATCAACTGAAGCGCGTCGCCGCCTGGTCGCGTGAGCTCACGCAGGCTGAGATCGAGGTCGCTCGCGCAGGCATCACCGAGCGGTCCTATGGCACCGGAGAGACCGTGTTCATGCGCGGCGACACGTTCGACTATTGGGCCGGCATGGTCTTTGGCCTCGCCCGGATGGGCGGTGTCTCGCGCGATGGCAAGGAAACGAGCCTTGCCGGTCTCACGGCAGGGGCCTGGTTCGGCGAAGGCAGCGTGCTCAAGAACGAGCCGCGCCGCTACGACGTGGTCGCGCTGCGCAACAGCCGCGTCGCGCTGATGGAACGCAGCGCCTTCATGTGGCTGTTCGAGAACAGCGTCGGCTTCAACCGCTTCCTGGTGCGCCAGCTCAACGAGCGGCTCGGGCAGTTCATCGGCATGCTCGAGGTCAATCGCACGCTGGACGCCACCGCGCGCCTCGCCCGCGGCATCGCCTCGCTGTTCAACCCGATCCTCTACCCGGAATCGACCGCGCATCTGGAGATCACCCAGGAGGAGATCGGGGCACTCTCCGGCATGTCCCGCCAGAACGCCAACCGCGCGCTGAACCGGCTGGAGAAGGAAGGCCTGCTGCGGCTCGAATATGGCGGCGTCACCATCCTCGATATCGAGAAGCTGCGCGGGTACGGGGATTAG
- a CDS encoding ABC transporter ATP-binding protein — MATSLEVRGVSLRFGGVRALTDVGFAIREGELFSIIGPNGAGKTSIVNCISGRYKPTEGQLYYQGRDITGLTPNARASLGIGRTFQNLALFHHMSVLDNVMVGRHHLLKNNFLTGSLYWLTGARKEELDHRRKVEEIIDFLDLQSVRKAPAGTLSYGLRKRVELARAMALEPRLILLDEPMAGMNFEEKEDMARYIVDLNEEFGMTVVMIEHDMGVVMDISHRVMVLDFGKKIAEGDPATVLADPHVRRAYLGEEDEVLVDPDDAAPAQESAA, encoded by the coding sequence GTGGCTACCAGTCTTGAAGTGCGCGGCGTGTCCTTGCGATTCGGCGGCGTCCGGGCGCTGACCGATGTCGGCTTCGCCATCAGGGAGGGCGAGCTGTTCTCGATCATCGGTCCCAACGGGGCCGGCAAGACCTCGATCGTGAACTGTATTTCCGGTCGCTACAAGCCGACCGAAGGCCAGCTGTACTACCAGGGCCGCGACATCACCGGCCTGACGCCGAATGCGCGGGCCTCGCTTGGGATTGGCCGCACCTTCCAGAACCTGGCGCTGTTCCACCACATGAGCGTGCTCGACAACGTCATGGTCGGCCGCCATCACCTGCTGAAGAACAATTTCCTCACGGGCTCGCTGTACTGGCTCACCGGCGCGCGCAAGGAGGAGCTCGATCATCGCCGCAAGGTCGAGGAGATCATCGACTTCCTCGATCTTCAGTCGGTACGTAAAGCTCCCGCTGGCACCCTCTCCTACGGCCTGCGCAAGCGCGTGGAGCTCGCCCGCGCCATGGCGCTGGAGCCGCGTCTCATCCTCCTCGACGAGCCGATGGCCGGCATGAACTTCGAGGAGAAGGAGGACATGGCCCGCTACATCGTCGATCTCAACGAGGAATTCGGGATGACGGTGGTGATGATCGAGCACGACATGGGCGTGGTGATGGACATCTCCCACCGCGTCATGGTGCTGGATTTCGGCAAGAAGATCGCCGAAGGCGATCCGGCGACCGTGCTCGCCGATCCCCACGTCAGGCGCGCCTATCTGGGCGAAGAAGACGAGGTGCTGGTCGATCCCGATGACGCGGCCCCCGCGCAGGAGAGCGCGGCATGA
- a CDS encoding long-chain fatty acid--CoA ligase — MMDYVGRVAQADTYPKMLRLNAREHGNKIALREKDLGLWRVFTWNDYQTRVRDFALGLLEMGLGRGDVIGIIGDNRPDWVAAEVATHAIGGLSLGLYRDVLDEEASYLLNYGEAQLVFAEDEEQVDKLLTLADRAPKLKHIIYSDPRGMRKYDDPRLMSAEKFAELGRARAAREPELYDRLVDATKGEDVAILCTTSGTTSHPKLAMLAAGRVLGHCATYLTFDPKGPDDEYVSVLPLPWIMEQVYVLGKGLLCRMKINFVEEPETMMNDLREIAPTFVLFAPRVWESIAADVRAKVMDATPLKQGLFDLGMKSGLAALEQGKRSGLADAILFRALRDRLGFTRLRSAATGGAALGPETFKFFQAMGVPLRTLYGQTELLGAYTLHPEGKVDPDTTGVPMSDQVEIRIDNADVHGVGEIVVRHPNMFLGYYKNPEASVADIKDGWMLSGDAGYFNANRQLVVIDRIKDLAETSRGERFSPQFIENKLKFSPYIAEAVVLGAGRDALAAMICIRYSIISKWAEKSRLSFTTYSDLASRPEVYALLRKEVETVNATLPPAQRISRFLLLYKELDADDGELTRTRKVRRSVINEKYEGIIDAIYRGDADIPVDTVIRFQDGTTQRVRTTLRVVDLGGHGHMAEAAE, encoded by the coding sequence ATGATGGATTACGTAGGCCGCGTCGCCCAGGCCGACACCTATCCGAAGATGCTCAGGCTCAATGCCAGGGAGCACGGCAACAAGATTGCCCTGCGCGAGAAGGATCTCGGGCTCTGGCGCGTGTTCACCTGGAATGACTACCAGACGCGGGTGCGCGATTTCGCGCTCGGTCTTCTCGAAATGGGCCTTGGCCGCGGCGACGTCATCGGCATCATCGGCGACAACCGGCCGGACTGGGTCGCGGCTGAAGTGGCGACGCACGCCATCGGCGGCCTAAGCCTCGGACTTTATCGCGACGTGCTGGATGAAGAGGCCTCCTATCTCCTCAACTATGGCGAGGCACAGCTCGTCTTCGCCGAGGACGAGGAGCAGGTCGACAAGCTGCTTACCCTCGCCGACCGCGCGCCGAAGCTGAAGCACATCATCTATTCCGATCCGCGCGGGATGCGGAAATACGACGATCCCAGGCTGATGTCGGCGGAGAAGTTCGCGGAGCTGGGCCGCGCCCGCGCCGCGCGCGAGCCCGAGCTGTACGACAGACTGGTGGATGCCACCAAGGGCGAAGACGTCGCGATCCTCTGCACGACCTCGGGCACGACGTCGCATCCCAAGCTCGCGATGCTGGCCGCCGGCCGCGTGCTCGGCCACTGTGCGACCTATCTCACTTTCGATCCGAAGGGACCGGACGACGAATACGTCTCGGTGCTCCCGCTGCCGTGGATCATGGAGCAGGTCTACGTGCTTGGCAAAGGTCTGCTTTGCCGGATGAAGATCAACTTCGTCGAAGAGCCCGAGACGATGATGAACGATCTGCGCGAGATCGCGCCGACGTTCGTCCTGTTCGCGCCCCGCGTCTGGGAATCGATCGCCGCGGACGTCCGCGCCAAGGTGATGGACGCCACGCCTCTCAAGCAAGGCCTGTTCGATCTCGGGATGAAGTCAGGCCTTGCCGCGCTCGAGCAAGGCAAGCGCTCAGGCCTTGCCGACGCCATCCTGTTCCGCGCGCTGCGCGACCGCCTCGGCTTCACCCGGCTGCGCTCGGCCGCGACCGGCGGCGCGGCGCTCGGGCCAGAGACCTTCAAGTTCTTCCAGGCCATGGGCGTGCCGCTGCGCACGCTCTATGGCCAGACCGAGCTGCTGGGGGCCTACACGCTGCACCCCGAGGGCAAGGTCGATCCTGATACCACCGGCGTGCCGATGTCCGACCAAGTCGAGATCCGCATCGACAATGCCGACGTCCATGGCGTTGGCGAGATCGTGGTGCGGCATCCCAACATGTTCCTCGGATATTACAAGAATCCCGAGGCCAGCGTCGCCGACATCAAGGACGGCTGGATGCTGTCGGGCGATGCCGGCTATTTCAACGCCAACCGGCAGCTCGTCGTCATCGACCGCATCAAGGATCTCGCCGAGACCTCGCGCGGCGAGCGCTTCTCGCCGCAGTTCATCGAGAACAAGCTGAAGTTCTCGCCCTATATCGCCGAAGCGGTGGTGCTCGGGGCCGGTCGCGACGCGCTCGCGGCGATGATCTGCATCCGCTACTCCATCATCTCGAAATGGGCGGAGAAGAGCCGCCTTTCCTTCACGACTTATAGCGATCTCGCCTCGCGGCCGGAGGTCTATGCATTGCTCCGCAAGGAGGTCGAGACCGTCAACGCCACGCTGCCGCCGGCCCAGCGCATCTCGCGCTTCCTGCTGCTCTACAAGGAGCTGGACGCCGACGACGGCGAGCTCACCCGCACGCGAAAGGTTCGCCGCAGCGTCATCAACGAGAAATATGAAGGCATCATCGATGCCATCTACCGCGGCGATGCCGACATCCCCGTCGACACCGTGATCCGCTTCCAGGACGGCACCACGCAGCGCGTGCGGACGACGTTGCGCGTGGTGGATCTGGGTGGGCACGGGCACATGGCGGAGGCGGCGGAGTGA
- a CDS encoding branched-chain amino acid ABC transporter permease: MNTAFLIQLLVNGLVVGTLYGVVAMSFVLIYKATQVVNFAQGELLLVGAWVCWALLAKYQVPFWLGMPMTLVFMFVFGIAIQVLILRPMIGEPIISVIMVTIGLSTVLQATLKWMFGVNPQPFPRVFESQSISLFGLQIQTVYVMSLVVSVAMMIGMAWFFRASKYGLAMRATAFNQQVAQSLGISVKSVFALAWAISATVSAVAGVVVAVVNGVSSGLAAYGIKVFPAAILGGLDSVGGAVLGGIIIGLLENIAQYVDSEYLHWGNLYEVAPFYVLIIVLMIKPYGLFGTHDIERI, encoded by the coding sequence ATGAACACCGCCTTTCTCATCCAGCTCCTGGTCAACGGCCTCGTGGTCGGCACGCTCTATGGCGTGGTCGCGATGTCGTTCGTGCTGATCTACAAGGCGACGCAGGTCGTCAACTTCGCGCAAGGTGAATTGCTGCTGGTCGGCGCCTGGGTGTGCTGGGCGCTGCTCGCCAAATACCAGGTGCCGTTCTGGCTCGGCATGCCGATGACGCTGGTGTTCATGTTCGTGTTCGGCATCGCGATTCAGGTCCTGATCCTGCGGCCGATGATCGGCGAACCCATCATCTCGGTGATCATGGTGACGATCGGCCTCTCCACCGTGCTGCAGGCGACGCTAAAATGGATGTTCGGCGTCAACCCGCAACCGTTCCCGCGGGTGTTCGAGAGCCAGTCGATCAGCCTGTTCGGGCTCCAGATCCAGACCGTCTATGTCATGAGCCTCGTGGTGTCGGTCGCCATGATGATCGGCATGGCCTGGTTCTTCCGAGCCTCCAAATACGGCCTTGCGATGCGCGCCACCGCGTTCAACCAGCAGGTGGCGCAATCGCTCGGCATCTCCGTGAAGAGCGTGTTCGCGCTGGCTTGGGCGATCTCGGCAACGGTGTCGGCCGTTGCAGGCGTCGTGGTTGCCGTGGTGAACGGCGTGTCGTCGGGCCTGGCGGCCTACGGCATCAAGGTGTTTCCGGCAGCGATCCTGGGCGGGCTCGACTCCGTCGGCGGCGCCGTGCTCGGCGGCATCATCATCGGGCTCCTGGAAAACATCGCGCAATATGTCGACAGCGAGTATCTGCACTGGGGCAATCTCTACGAGGTCGCGCCGTTCTACGTCCTCATCATCGTGCTGATGATCAAGCCCTATGGCCTGTTCGGCACCCACGACATCGAGCGGATCTGA
- a CDS encoding branched-chain amino acid ABC transporter permease has translation MAGPALIPAGDFRTSYAADTTIFPTTTSRNFAIAGVLLLCLAPQFFSGYWLSVLIQIGIFSIAALGLNILVGFTGQISIGHAAFFLLGAFTSAYISNNAPIPVFFAIPLAGVITALVGLIFGIPAARLKGLYLVIATLAAQYILLDFFSRAEWFTGGSVPASANPFSIFGYTLRGDKQYFYVVLAYVLLCYILVTNLMRTRDGRALVAIRDHYLSAEIMGINLTKYRTLSFGLAAFFAGIAGALYAHYQLVVSQEGFGIERSILFLAMIIIGGTGSIMGTLMGTAFVVLLPESMEFLSSHLKGGAIDKALSLNNNLTFLREIAIGVIIIAFLMFEPDGLAHRWRQIKAYWKLYPFSH, from the coding sequence ATGGCCGGCCCTGCCCTCATTCCTGCTGGTGATTTCCGCACCTCCTATGCGGCCGACACCACGATCTTCCCGACCACCACGAGCCGCAACTTCGCGATTGCGGGCGTGCTGTTGCTATGCCTGGCGCCGCAGTTCTTCAGCGGCTACTGGCTCAGCGTCCTGATCCAGATCGGCATTTTTTCGATCGCGGCGCTCGGTCTCAACATCCTGGTCGGCTTCACCGGACAGATCTCGATCGGGCATGCCGCCTTCTTCCTGCTCGGCGCCTTTACCTCGGCATACATCTCCAACAACGCGCCGATCCCGGTTTTCTTCGCAATCCCGCTCGCGGGCGTCATCACCGCGCTGGTCGGACTGATCTTCGGCATCCCGGCGGCACGGCTGAAGGGGCTCTATCTCGTCATCGCGACGCTGGCCGCGCAATATATCCTGCTCGACTTCTTCTCCCGCGCCGAGTGGTTCACCGGCGGCTCGGTACCGGCGAGCGCCAATCCGTTCTCGATCTTCGGCTACACGCTTCGCGGCGACAAGCAGTATTTCTACGTCGTGCTGGCCTATGTGCTGCTCTGCTACATTCTGGTCACCAATCTGATGCGCACGCGCGACGGCCGGGCGCTAGTGGCGATCCGCGACCATTATCTCTCCGCCGAGATCATGGGCATCAATCTCACGAAATATCGCACGCTGTCGTTTGGGCTGGCCGCCTTCTTCGCCGGCATCGCCGGCGCGCTCTATGCGCATTACCAGCTCGTGGTGTCGCAGGAAGGTTTCGGCATCGAGCGCTCGATCCTGTTCCTCGCCATGATCATCATCGGCGGCACCGGCTCGATCATGGGCACGCTGATGGGCACCGCGTTCGTCGTGCTGCTGCCGGAGTCCATGGAATTCCTGAGCAGCCACCTGAAGGGCGGCGCGATCGACAAGGCTCTATCGCTCAACAACAATCTCACCTTCCTGCGCGAGATCGCCATCGGGGTGATCATCATCGCCTTCCTGATGTTCGAGCCCGACGGGCTCGCGCATCGCTGGCGGCAGATCAAGGCATACTGGAAGCTCTATCCGTTCTCACATTGA